ATCGTGGGCCATGCAGCTCTTCTCGCCGTCGCCATTGCCGATGATCAAGTAGCAGCCGGGACACTTCTGCAGGAAATAGGCGAAATCCTCACTGCCGTTGAACGGCACGATATCGTTCAACACTTCGCCCTCACCCAGCCAATCGGTGGCGACCTGGCTGGCGAATCGGGTCATCTCGGCGTCATTGATCAACAGCGGGTAGTCGGCACTGTAGTGGATCTCGGCGGTCGCCCCGAATGCCTGGGCCTGAGCATGGATCAACTGCTTGATCTGGCTTTCCAGCCGGTCGCGCACCGTGTTATTCAGGGCGCGCACCGAGATCAGCATCTGCGCACTGTCCGGAATCACGTTGGAGGCTTTGCCGGCGTTGATCGAGCCGACGGTGATCACGCTCATGTCCTGGGGCGAGACGTTGCGCGAGACGATGGTCTGCAAGGCCATGATGATGCTGGCGCAGACCACTACCGGGTCGACCGTCAGGTGCGGCATGGCGCCATGGCCGCCGACACCCTGAATGGTCACCGTGACCTGGTCGGCGGAGGCCATGAACGGTCCGGCGCGAAAGCCCAGTTTGCCGACCGGGTAACCCGGCATATTGTGCGCGGCGAACACCGCGTCGCAGGGAAACTGCTGCAATACGCCCTCCTCGATCATCCGCCGGGCACCGGCCAGGCCTTCTTCGGCCGGTTGGAAAATCAGGTGCACGGTGCCATCGAACGGGTGGTCGTGGGCCAGGGCATAGGCCGCCGCCAGCAGCATCGTGGTGTGGCCGTCATGCCCGCAGGCATGCATTTTTCCAGGGATCTTGCTGGCATAGGGCAAGCCGGTCTTCTCGAGGATCGGCAGCGCGTCCATGTCGGCGCGAATACCGATCACCCGTGAGCTGGTGCCTTTCTTCAAGGTGCCGATCACGCCGGTCTCGGCCAGCCCACGGGTCACCTGATAACCCCAGCGGGTCAGGCGTTCAGCTACCAGGGCGCTGGTCTCGACTTCCTGATACCCCAACTCGGGGTGGGCGTGGATCTGCTGGCGCAGTTCACGCATTTCCTGCTCGATCTCTTGCAACAACGGGAGGGTCTGGGACATGGCTGGCTCGATCCTTGTTGAACGCCAGGCAACTTTTGCGCAAAGTGCCCGGGCGTTTTCTGCTACGGTCTGGCAGCCCCTGGTCGATCTCGCGGGCTTGCTCGGTGTGGGTTCGAGCTTAAAGCGAGCGCGCAGCGGCCAACAGGCAATCGAAAGTCAACAGGGCAACCCAGGGTTAACAGCGGGGGCAAGCATGAAGTTCTACCAACTCAATGCACTGGTGGCCGTGGCGGATGCCGGCAGTATCCGTGGCGCGGCGAAACGCCTGGACACCTCGCCGGCCGCCG
This region of Pseudomonas fluorescens genomic DNA includes:
- a CDS encoding M20 aminoacylase family protein; this translates as MSQTLPLLQEIEQEMRELRQQIHAHPELGYQEVETSALVAERLTRWGYQVTRGLAETGVIGTLKKGTSSRVIGIRADMDALPILEKTGLPYASKIPGKMHACGHDGHTTMLLAAAYALAHDHPFDGTVHLIFQPAEEGLAGARRMIEEGVLQQFPCDAVFAAHNMPGYPVGKLGFRAGPFMASADQVTVTIQGVGGHGAMPHLTVDPVVVCASIIMALQTIVSRNVSPQDMSVITVGSINAGKASNVIPDSAQMLISVRALNNTVRDRLESQIKQLIHAQAQAFGATAEIHYSADYPLLINDAEMTRFASQVATDWLGEGEVLNDIVPFNGSEDFAYFLQKCPGCYLIIGNGDGEKSCMAHDPRYDFNDDILMRGAGFWVKLTEAFLPLNP